The Primulina huaijiensis isolate GDHJ02 chromosome 18, ASM1229523v2, whole genome shotgun sequence DNA window tcaagAATACTTTTTTCCTTACGTACCCGGTGATTTAAGATTTTCACATATTAGTGTTTGTGACACCTACGTTGTGTGTGCactaaatcttatattttttagataatgtttttagtaaattaaacatatataataaaaaaattaaattttggccAATCGTTTGAATTTGCAAGAAGTAGATATAATTAAAAGgattgattatatataattacaaacaaactcaaataattttttaaattacatatcAATCCTCATGTTTGTATCAAATTTACATTTACACACCcgtgaattttaaaaattatatatgtttcaCTTGGAACATACGTCAATCTTATAATAATTGCAAatgtaatttataaaattatttgagtttttttcCATTGTTGGGTTGTATAGATCCCAAACATTACCGTCTGTGAACTCATGATGGCCGCTGAAATCCATATATGTTTAGATTTGTGTAAACTTATGATATTTGTACACACAAGATGGGAAATTTGTAATGAATCTTCGGAAGCTTAACGCATTTAACAAATTAAGCTTCTTAGTTTGTGTTGTGTGAGAggaaattaaatataaacaaaattattattaaggTTGCATTGGATAGTTTGGAAGATTTAAGTTTCGGTTATGTGTTCGTCTTAAGAAATTAACTAAATAGTATTAAAATTCAACACTACGAAAAATTCAATAGTCGATAAGTTCAGTAGATCACTTGCTCACATGTAATAGATCTTCAAGCTCTGTGGAACTAAATGAACAAGTATTACTGGTCATCCTCATACTATTGAATCTCATCAACTATCATTTATGAGCATCTGATTTATTCTCTTTATCAATAGACCATAAAAACAGCAAATCGATCATTCAGAAAATCATTTATAGTCGTTCAGATCTGAATGNTCGACTTTGATGAAGTTGAACCTGGCCACGAGGATGAAGAAGCCATGGAACTCCCCAACAAAGATGTAGGGACGCCATCGTCTACTCGAGCAAACAACACAATGTCAACGAGCACGACGACAGCCCGTGCAAAGCGAAGCAAAGTTTGGGATCACTTTGATATTGAACAACAAAGTACGAATAACCCTTTTGTCGTTTGTAAAATTTGCAAAACGAGGTATTCTTAGAAAACGGGTGGTGGTTCCGGTGGTACCGGtactttgaaaaaacatttagttaAGGTACATAAACTTGACCCTGATACGCTACAACCATTCGGTAGGGAaccaatacaacaacaaattaatcctTTTAGTGGTAAAGCTTTTacaattacaaaagaaatttctcgGAAAGCCATCGTAAAGTTTGTTACCAAATGTTGTCAACCTTTTATAATAGCTGAACAAGaaggttttgttgaatttaNTTACGGAATCCTAATTACGTTCAATTTGgacacaaaaaaatgaaattgagaTACAACCTAAAACTTGAGGGATATATTTAACACACAAAACTAAAGAGAATAATAATACGGGGCTTTATATTTCCTGCCACACAACAATAATTTGCCAAGTGCTCCTTATGTATCTAAAGCATAAACAATTGGAGAGAATTTACAATATccaaataaaaagaaacaaacgTAAGGAAATTGATTAATTTTGAAAGGGACAACTCTTTCGTAGTAGAGTGACAAATTAATAATCAAAGGGCTAAGTTATCGACTTTTCATGCGGTTTATTTTTCCCAACCCCGTTTACATTAGGTAAACATgagaaattaattatatttttgatcatataatttacaagtttttttaaaataacttttgttttattattagTCAATTCATAGTTTTAATTCAGCTATttgcacttttttttttcaattctaattatttaaataatcaaaattgattCTCGTTCCATTAAATTGGGTTTTTGATTTTTGTGCTTGACATACCACCATATATGTTTGCATTTTCGATACCATATTTCTAATTTCTGATGTCATGTTCAGCTATGGTGGAGTATGATCGGaaataaataagtaattaatgaagatataattttgaatattttaatcttatataattattttgattatttcctttttttgatggaaaaagaaaaaagtctAAACTTCGATACAAAcgacaacaacaacaataataataataataaatgcatGGATGGGTACACTGGCTCCACCGCTCGGGTGATTTgttttttcgatattttttatacataaaattttgtctaATTTTTCGTTAGTTCTATTCGTCGATATTAGTTAAAGCGtaatttaaagaattttaaCTCGAATAAAAACGAAAACTTAGATCCATCAGTACGTATCCTTTGGGATCATACAAAAGATTACTGAAATACAGAAGCAGAAACCTTAAAAAGCGTGAGAATTGTGAAATTTAGGTACGACTGATTACGTcatctttttttgtttgttatCTGTGGAAAAAGTCATCACTGACAACGAGATGACATATACTCCTCCTGTACGTAATATAAGTCGTCACCTTCCACAAAATGCACTCGCAAGTGGACTTGCTTTTGAAGTATAGATAgagaaaaaaattcattttattttaaatattttgaaaatatattataattgaatATATGATTATTAGTTAGTAACTCTAACATTTTatagaataaattattttttaatttaaaaataatttatttatcaaaattttataatatttatttgttttttcttaATGTAGTCAGGctcaattaatataatatattttaaatataatatattaaattaattaatgtcaTAGAGGTTACTTTAATTTGCAAACatataatgttaaaaaaaaatttaatatcagCTGAAAATAATCAGTCGACTCAGGTACTGCATGCATGCAGAGGGAGTGGACGACACGGGTCCATATATAAGAGTGGGTTAGACCAGTTTGTGTATCGAATTCCAACCCATCCATTTTCAATTTCGATAGTCCAAAACAAGAAACCTGGCAGCCccttttagttttaaatttgagTTGGGCTagtcttttctttctttctttctttctttttcaacCCCAAAACATAATagatttttcgaaattttggaaaatatttcttaatgaTCCAATTAAGGTGTCTTTGATAACGCCTCAGGGAGAAATGGGAATGGTTGCTTAATATTATAAGCAAAATGGATAAGCTGCTTTTAATTGGAGATTATGTCGATTCAATCAATAGTAGTATGTGTGATTTCTCAGTTAGATAGGATTGACTGGTTCATAATTTACGCTCTATGTTTAAAGTAGTAAGATAAGGCTAAatgttaaaatcattttaatataCTTTTGTCTAGGAGTGGGTCTAATATGAGagcgtctcacggatcttaatctgtgagacgggtcaaccctacccatatttacaataaaaagaaatactcttagcataaaaaataatactttttcatggatgacccaaataagagatccgtctcacaaatacgacccgtgagaccgtctcacacaattttttgcctTTTGTCTAAATTTCCCTAATATTTTCCACACACAAGTGGAGTAAAAACACATTTTATGCTGTCTCCAATAGTAGCTTCGATGATATGATATGGTCAGCTTAGAATTTAATTTTCAACTGTTTCTGTCATCCCAGCTTTGATTGTAATATACAAGATTTGTTCGATCTGGTTTACCTGATTAAATAATTGGTCTACATACTATTAAGTTGACACTTTGAATTAATCTAAAGAACACAAAAAATAACATATGCGAGttgcaagaaaaagaaaaataaattaggaTGTTGCTTCCCTCGTTTTCTATCACACTCTCCTTGCTAGGTCAAGTCTCTCCATATCTAAACCCCACCTGATCACTGATTAGCACCACCAGTCAACCAAAAGGAACCCATCACTCTTAGATCTGATCTGCGCCGCCTCCTGCTTCCACTTTCATTTCTCTAATTCTTCAGTGGCCACTCCTTCAGACCATTCCAAACCCGTGAATACACTTCCAATCGCTACCCTCCAAAATTGCCCGATCAAATCTGaacattttttcttaaaatatatgCCCATTTGCTTCTTACATCACCAATTAATACCCGTAATCGATCGATAAAGATCGCTgttgatttttatatttattgttattatccACATTCTTCGTTTAAAAAGGATATCGGCCTAATTGAAAGCGATGCAGCTCCGAAAACCTATAAAATCCTCGCCTCCACCCACATCAGACCCCATCACAGACAATTCTAGAAAATCTCGGAATTTGAAATTCTTCTTCATTACAATGGCGACGATTCTTACTTTAACAATCCTGTTACTTGTTCTATTCATCACGCTCTCTTCCGCCCGCCACCACAACCACCACATCCGGAAGCCATCATCTCCCCCGCCTTACAACGACAGCTCACCGTCTGACAATATGATTCACGAGGCCTGCAAGGCCTCGCGTGATAGTCCAACATGTGAATCCTGGCTGTCCCAGTCAAATAACGTGCCCGCAGATGCCACAGTTTCGCAGGTAATCCAATCCGCCATGTGGGTCACCACGCAATATCTTGAAAAGGGTCGGGCCATGGTACAGAATATCCTGGACGGGTCCTCGGATAACCAGAACAGGTCTAATGCCGCCAAAACGTGTTTGGAGCTGCTACGTTACTCAGAATACCGGATAAATCTGGCGGACGGAGCTCTGCCGCTCGGCAAGATCAAGGACGCCCGCGCATGGATGAGCGCGGCGTTGGTTTACCATTACGACTGCTGGTCGGCGCTCAAGTACGTAAATGACACGTCCCTAGTGGGCAGCACCATGGAGTTCTTTAATTCTTCTTTAATCTTGTCCACCAGCAATGCGCTGGGGATGATGGTGAATTATGATGTTTTCGGTGACAAAATTGGATCTTGGGCCCCACCCAAGACCGAGCGCGACGGATTCTGGGAACCCGGATCAGATTCTTCAGGACCCGAGGTGGCCGGTGCAGTGCTGTCTGAGCTCAAGGCGGACGTGACTGTCTGCAAGGACAGCGGCGCGTGTGATTACAACTCGGTGCAGGATGCAGTGAATGCCGCCCCGGATAGTGCCGGATCCGACAAGCGGTTTGTTATATGGATCAAAAACGGGGTTTATGAGGAGATGGTTCGGGTTCCACTAGAGAAGAAGAATGTTGTGTTCTTGGGTGATGGCATGGGCAAAACAGTAATTACAGGTTCTATGAACGTGGGCCAGCCAGGGGTGTCCACCTACAACTCCGCCACAGTTGGTAAGTCGCCGGTCaaagttatattcttgtaaaaTCTTTCTTAAAGCAAGATCATATGCGTTTTGCGAAGAAATTATTGCATTTCTATGTGATGTGGTTAATAGTATAGCATTTAATATGTGAGATTGTGAGGGACGTGAATGACTTAGTTTGTTGGTATATTTGCTTTTTCAGCAGTAAATATGTTATTAAAAAGTTTGAGTTTATACATGGGATTACTGACACTTGACAGGAGTAGTTGGTGATGGATTCATGGCTA harbors:
- the LOC140965254 gene encoding probable pectinesterase/pectinesterase inhibitor 51 yields the protein MQLRKPIKSSPPPTSDPITDNSRKSRNLKFFFITMATILTLTILLLVLFITLSSARHHNHHIRKPSSPPPYNDSSPSDNMIHEACKASRDSPTCESWLSQSNNVPADATVSQVIQSAMWVTTQYLEKGRAMVQNILDGSSDNQNRSNAAKTCLELLRYSEYRINLADGALPLGKIKDARAWMSAALVYHYDCWSALKYVNDTSLVGSTMEFFNSSLILSTSNALGMMVNYDVFGDKIGSWAPPKTERDGFWEPGSDSSGPEVAGAVLSELKADVTVCKDSGACDYNSVQDAVNAAPDSAGSDKRFVIWIKNGVYEEMVRVPLEKKNVVFLGDGMGKTVITGSMNVGQPGVSTYNSATVGVVGDGFMATGLTIQNTAGPDAHQAVAFRSDSDLSIFENCEFVGNQDTLYAHSLRQFYKSCRIQGNVDFIFGNSASVFQNCSILVAPRQLIPEKGENNAVTAHGRIDPAQSTGFVFQNCLINGTDTYMALYYSKPSVHKNFLGRPWKEYSRTVFIRCTLEALITPDGWMPWSGDFALKTLYYGEFSNLGHGSDTSKRVSWSSLIPAEHVDSYSVQNFIQGDHWIPTSFL